One region of Anaeromyxobacter paludicola genomic DNA includes:
- a CDS encoding IgA Peptidase M64 — protein sequence MTLAPLLAALLAAQPTPRTLRVDYVHGGDAATEMFSLDRLVLEPLPFPGNPARPIDETNLGRYLFEVRDRATNRLLYSRGFATIFGEWETTPEAKRVRRSFSESLRFPRPAGPVQVSVKKRDAENAFREVWTFTVDPADPAIDPSPPPSPGPLVELQRSGPPEQKLDLLILGDGYTAKERDKFVADARKLTEALFQKSPFKERRKDFNVWGLCPPAQESGVSRPSSGVHRRSPLGAGYDAFGAERYVLTFENRTWRDVASYAPYDAVEILVNGRTYGGGGIFNLYATAAADSLWAPYVFVHELGHHLAGLADEYFTSDPVYGPAPEERVEPWERNASATADPAKLKWRALVTAGTPLPTPWQEERFSREARTFQEERKKLRQQGRPEEEIDRLFSAQKRAEEELLGKDRYGRAVGAFEGANYEAKGYFRPQEDCVMFTRDDVPFCAVCRATLDEVIDLYAGAPR from the coding sequence ATGACGCTCGCCCCACTCCTCGCGGCCCTCCTCGCCGCCCAGCCCACGCCACGGACCCTGCGCGTGGACTACGTCCACGGCGGCGACGCCGCGACCGAGATGTTCAGCCTCGACCGGCTCGTGCTCGAGCCGCTGCCCTTCCCGGGCAACCCGGCGCGGCCCATCGACGAGACCAACCTCGGCCGCTACCTGTTCGAGGTGCGCGACCGGGCCACCAACCGGCTCCTCTACTCGCGCGGGTTCGCGACCATCTTCGGCGAGTGGGAGACCACCCCCGAGGCGAAGCGGGTGCGCCGCAGCTTCTCCGAGTCGCTGCGCTTCCCCCGCCCGGCCGGGCCGGTGCAGGTGTCGGTGAAGAAGCGCGACGCCGAGAACGCCTTCCGCGAGGTCTGGACCTTCACGGTCGACCCCGCCGACCCGGCCATCGACCCGTCGCCCCCGCCCTCCCCCGGCCCGCTCGTCGAGCTCCAGCGGAGCGGCCCCCCCGAGCAGAAGCTCGACCTGCTCATCCTGGGCGACGGCTACACCGCCAAGGAGCGCGACAAGTTCGTGGCCGACGCGCGGAAGCTCACCGAGGCGCTGTTCCAGAAGTCGCCCTTCAAGGAGCGCCGGAAGGACTTCAACGTGTGGGGGCTCTGCCCGCCGGCGCAGGAGAGCGGCGTCTCGCGCCCCTCGAGCGGGGTGCACCGGCGCAGCCCCCTCGGCGCCGGCTACGACGCCTTCGGCGCCGAGCGCTACGTGCTCACGTTCGAGAACCGGACCTGGCGCGACGTCGCCTCGTACGCGCCCTACGACGCGGTCGAGATTTTGGTGAACGGCCGCACCTACGGCGGCGGCGGCATCTTCAACCTGTACGCCACCGCGGCCGCCGACAGCCTCTGGGCGCCGTACGTCTTCGTGCACGAGCTCGGGCACCACCTCGCCGGCCTCGCCGACGAGTACTTCACCTCCGATCCGGTCTACGGGCCCGCCCCCGAGGAGCGGGTCGAGCCCTGGGAGCGGAACGCCAGCGCCACCGCCGACCCGGCGAAGCTGAAGTGGAGGGCGCTCGTCACCGCCGGCACGCCGCTCCCCACGCCGTGGCAGGAGGAGCGCTTCTCGCGCGAGGCGCGGACGTTCCAGGAGGAGCGCAAGAAGCTGCGCCAGCAGGGCCGGCCCGAGGAGGAGATCGACCGGCTCTTCAGCGCGCAGAAGCGGGCCGAGGAGGAGCTCCTGGGGAAGGACCGCTACGGCCGCGCCGTGGGCGCCTTCGAGGGCGCCAACTACGAGGCCAAGGGCTACTTCCGCCCGCAGGAGGACTGCGTCATGTTCACCCGCGACGACGTGCCGTTCTGCGCCGTCTGCCGGGCCACCCTGGACGAGGTCATCGACCTCTACGCCGGAGCCCCGCGATGA
- a CDS encoding 2-dehydropantoate 2-reductase — protein sequence MRIVIVGAGGVGGLLAGLLSQAGEEVAVVARGAHLAAIREHGLRVEGDMGSFTARVEATDSLDALAPADAVLVATKAWQVADVAPKLARLVREGTVVVPLQNGVEAALTLLGGLWPGPVLGGLCAVFSWIDAPGVIRMVGPPIWVKVGEWPKGRSARVEALCEVLRRAGVDARPQEDVEAAAWEKFLFIDPFGACGALAAAPIGAVRTTPETRALLEQLVHEVGTLARARGVHLSLEAEARTIAWFDRLAPDSTASMQRDLAAGRPSELVDQVGAVVRMAAESGVGAPAHRFALAALLPREQAAREKAGLGRK from the coding sequence ATGCGCATCGTCATCGTCGGGGCCGGCGGCGTCGGAGGGCTCCTCGCCGGGCTCCTCTCCCAGGCCGGCGAGGAGGTCGCGGTGGTCGCCCGCGGCGCCCACCTCGCCGCCATCCGCGAGCACGGCCTCCGGGTCGAGGGGGACATGGGCAGCTTCACGGCCCGGGTGGAGGCGACCGACTCCCTCGACGCGCTCGCGCCGGCCGACGCGGTGCTGGTCGCCACCAAGGCCTGGCAGGTGGCGGACGTCGCGCCGAAGCTCGCGCGCCTCGTGCGCGAGGGCACGGTGGTGGTCCCGCTCCAGAACGGCGTCGAGGCGGCGCTGACGCTGCTCGGCGGGCTCTGGCCCGGGCCGGTGCTGGGCGGGCTCTGCGCCGTCTTCTCCTGGATCGACGCGCCGGGCGTCATCCGCATGGTCGGGCCGCCGATCTGGGTCAAGGTCGGCGAGTGGCCGAAGGGGCGCAGCGCCCGGGTGGAGGCGCTCTGCGAGGTGCTGCGCCGCGCCGGCGTGGACGCCCGCCCGCAGGAGGACGTCGAGGCGGCCGCCTGGGAGAAGTTCCTCTTCATCGACCCGTTCGGCGCCTGCGGGGCGCTCGCGGCCGCGCCCATCGGCGCGGTGCGCACCACGCCGGAGACGCGGGCGCTCCTCGAGCAGCTGGTCCACGAGGTCGGGACGCTGGCGCGGGCGCGCGGGGTCCACCTCTCGCTCGAGGCCGAGGCCCGCACGATCGCCTGGTTCGACCGGCTGGCGCCCGACTCGACGGCCTCCATGCAGCGCGACCTCGCCGCCGGGCGCCCGTCGGAGCTCGTCGATCAGGTCGGCGCCGTGGTCCGCATGGCGGCCGAGTCGGGCGTGGGCGCCCCGGCGCACCGCTTCGCGCTGGCGGCGCTCCTGCCGCGCGAGCAGGCGGCCCGGGAGAAGGCGGGGCTCGGGAGGAAGTAG
- a CDS encoding vitamin K epoxide reductase family protein: MRAEPVSPADVNHPARGPLLVFAVLCLAGLAVAGDLTLIHTRVHASESYRSFCSISEAVNCDSVARSRWSIFLGLPVSVWGLVGYALMGALAATGLSARRGWPSGLLLLLSGAAVGGSVALALVSKLVLHSWCILCMASWTVNLLLFATALVAARRLGGPGSALRQDLSAAWRRRREAALALVVLAAGVGALWTRYPRYWQEARTGPGGHRVGEEHGAPWIGAAHPKVTVTLWNGHACEDCGAAHRRLRRLLGEHPEALRVVHRAASDDPLERAAWCAGRQERFWELEDALYRAEEDGVADPRVAAVRVGADPDALSRCAGSGKAARAVEDDLRLGRAHGVTAPPALELDGKVYGVDDGVAEVERRLGKAPAAAGDLWLR, from the coding sequence TTGCGAGCAGAGCCCGTCTCCCCGGCCGACGTGAACCACCCCGCCCGCGGCCCCCTCCTCGTGTTCGCGGTGCTCTGCCTCGCCGGGCTGGCGGTGGCGGGGGACCTGACCCTCATCCACACCCGGGTCCACGCCAGCGAGAGCTACCGCAGCTTCTGCTCCATCAGCGAGGCGGTGAACTGCGACAGCGTGGCGCGGAGCCGCTGGTCGATCTTCCTCGGCCTGCCGGTGTCGGTCTGGGGGCTCGTGGGCTACGCGCTCATGGGGGCGCTCGCCGCGACCGGGCTCTCGGCGCGCCGCGGCTGGCCCTCGGGCCTCCTCCTGCTCCTCTCGGGCGCCGCGGTGGGGGGCTCGGTGGCGCTGGCGCTGGTGAGCAAGCTCGTCCTGCACTCCTGGTGCATCCTCTGCATGGCGTCCTGGACGGTGAACCTGCTGCTCTTCGCCACCGCCCTCGTCGCCGCGCGCCGGCTGGGCGGCCCCGGCAGCGCGCTCCGGCAGGATCTCTCGGCGGCGTGGCGGCGGCGGCGCGAGGCGGCGCTCGCGCTGGTGGTGCTCGCGGCCGGGGTCGGCGCCCTCTGGACGCGCTACCCGCGCTACTGGCAGGAGGCGCGCACCGGCCCGGGCGGCCACCGCGTCGGCGAGGAGCACGGCGCGCCCTGGATCGGCGCCGCCCACCCGAAGGTCACCGTCACCCTCTGGAACGGGCACGCCTGCGAGGACTGCGGCGCCGCGCACCGGCGGCTGCGGCGGCTCCTCGGCGAGCACCCCGAGGCGCTGCGGGTGGTCCACCGGGCCGCCAGCGACGACCCGCTCGAGCGCGCCGCCTGGTGCGCCGGCCGCCAGGAGCGGTTCTGGGAGCTCGAGGACGCGCTCTACCGGGCGGAGGAGGACGGCGTGGCCGATCCGCGGGTCGCGGCGGTGCGGGTGGGCGCCGATCCCGACGCGCTCTCGCGCTGCGCCGGCTCCGGCAAGGCGGCGCGCGCGGTCGAGGACGACCTCCGGCTCGGCCGGGCGCACGGCGTGACCGCCCCGCCGGCGCTGGAGCTCGACGGCAAGGTCTACGGGGTGGACGACGGCGTGGCCGAGGTGGAGCGCCGTCTCGGCAAGGCCCCGGCCGCCGCCGGCGACCTCTGGCTCAGGTAG
- a CDS encoding MFS transporter: MSETAEGQGLTRTQLAVLAVTAGVSVANLYYLQPLLALVGRDLGASLRELGLVSMLTQLGYAAGLFLFVPLGDALERRGLMLWLLGAVTVSLCACAAAPSVPVLAGASFAVGCTTVVPQIAVPLAAHLARPQERGRVVGAVMGGLLVGILLARTASGVLGAHLGWRAVYLAAAAVMVLLALSLRALLPRSRPAEPVRYGALLASLPRLVRDEPVLREAAALGALGFAAFSAFWTTLVFLLEERFGLGSQAAGLFGLVGVAGALGATVTGRFADRLPRRRIAGLGLVITLAAFAVFAVPAFALAGLVAGVLLLDLGVQVNHVANLSRVHALRSEARSRLNMLYMVTYFAGGASGTGLGAFAWARFGWTGVCAAGAALCATGLGALAARRGAGPT, from the coding sequence GTGAGCGAGACCGCCGAGGGGCAGGGGCTCACCCGGACGCAGCTCGCGGTGCTCGCGGTCACCGCGGGCGTGAGCGTGGCGAACCTCTACTACCTGCAGCCCCTGCTCGCGCTGGTGGGGCGCGACCTCGGCGCCTCCCTGCGCGAGCTCGGCCTGGTGTCGATGCTGACGCAGCTCGGCTACGCCGCCGGCCTGTTCCTCTTCGTCCCCCTCGGCGACGCGCTCGAGCGGCGGGGGCTCATGCTCTGGCTCCTCGGCGCGGTGACGGTGTCGCTCTGCGCCTGCGCCGCCGCGCCCTCGGTGCCCGTGCTCGCCGGCGCCTCCTTCGCGGTCGGCTGCACCACGGTGGTGCCGCAGATCGCCGTGCCGCTCGCGGCCCACCTGGCGCGCCCGCAGGAGCGCGGGCGGGTGGTGGGCGCCGTCATGGGCGGGCTCCTCGTGGGCATCCTGCTCGCGCGCACCGCGAGCGGCGTCCTCGGGGCGCACCTCGGCTGGCGGGCGGTCTACCTCGCCGCCGCCGCCGTCATGGTGCTCCTCGCGCTCTCGCTCCGCGCGCTCCTCCCGCGCAGCCGGCCGGCCGAGCCGGTCCGCTACGGCGCGCTCCTCGCGTCCCTGCCGCGGCTGGTGCGCGACGAGCCGGTGCTGCGCGAGGCGGCGGCGCTCGGGGCCCTCGGCTTCGCGGCCTTCAGCGCCTTCTGGACCACGCTCGTGTTCCTGCTCGAGGAGCGGTTCGGGCTCGGCAGCCAGGCGGCCGGCCTGTTCGGCCTGGTCGGCGTGGCCGGGGCGCTCGGCGCCACCGTGACCGGCCGCTTCGCCGATCGGCTCCCGCGCCGGCGCATCGCCGGGCTCGGCCTCGTCATCACCCTCGCCGCCTTCGCCGTCTTCGCGGTGCCCGCCTTCGCGCTCGCGGGGCTCGTGGCCGGGGTGCTCCTGCTCGACCTCGGCGTGCAGGTGAACCACGTCGCGAACCTGTCGCGCGTCCACGCCCTCCGGTCGGAGGCGCGCAGCCGGCTCAACATGCTCTACATGGTCACCTACTTCGCCGGCGGCGCCTCCGGGACCGGGCTCGGCGCCTTCGCCTGGGCGCGGTTCGGCTGGACCGGCGTCTGCGCCGCGGGCGCGGCCCTGTGCGCCACCGGGCTCGGCGCGCTCGCCGCGCGGCGCGGCGCGGGCCCTACCTGA
- a CDS encoding 16S rRNA (uracil(1498)-N(3))-methyltransferase, which yields MNLLLLEDGELDDAGVARLDGRRARHAGEVLRAAAGDTLAVGVVGGRMGRATVLESSPDLLVLRAALDAPPPPPSPVSLLLALPRPKILRKVLQSAASMGVKRIALLGTYRVEKSYFASPLLAPAAIREQLLLGLEQGKDTALPEVALFRHFKPFVEDELDRRFGGAARLVAHPGASPTLDGLPAPAAREVLLAIGPEGGFTPYEAETLAARGFAPFSLGARVLRVDAAVPFAVGQVELWARGGRT from the coding sequence GTGAACCTGCTCCTGCTCGAGGACGGCGAGCTCGACGACGCCGGCGTGGCCCGGCTGGACGGGCGCCGGGCGCGCCACGCCGGGGAGGTGCTGCGCGCCGCGGCCGGCGACACCCTGGCGGTCGGCGTCGTGGGCGGCCGGATGGGCCGGGCCACCGTGCTCGAGAGCTCGCCCGACCTGCTCGTGCTCCGCGCCGCGCTCGACGCGCCGCCGCCGCCCCCCTCGCCGGTGTCGCTGCTCCTCGCCCTGCCGCGGCCGAAGATCCTGCGCAAGGTGCTCCAGTCGGCGGCCAGCATGGGCGTGAAGCGGATCGCGCTCCTCGGCACCTACCGCGTCGAGAAGAGCTACTTCGCCTCGCCGCTGCTCGCGCCGGCGGCGATCCGGGAGCAGCTCCTGCTCGGCCTCGAGCAGGGGAAGGACACGGCGCTGCCGGAGGTGGCGCTCTTCCGCCACTTCAAGCCCTTCGTCGAGGACGAGCTCGACCGGCGCTTCGGGGGCGCGGCCCGGCTCGTGGCCCACCCCGGCGCGAGCCCCACGCTCGACGGGCTCCCGGCCCCCGCCGCGCGCGAGGTGCTGCTCGCCATCGGCCCGGAGGGCGGCTTCACGCCGTACGAGGCGGAGACGCTTGCCGCGCGCGGCTTCGCCCCCTTCTCGCTCGGCGCCCGGGTGCTCCGGGTGGACGCGGCGGTGCCGTTCGCGGTGGGCCAGGTGGAGCTCTGGGCGCGCGGGGGCCGGACGTGA
- a CDS encoding GAF domain-containing sensor histidine kinase translates to MGDISTWLAVLLALALGGMLGLAAGQARHRRARAGDALRLRLLETLARDLAGATTLAEAARAAFDACAAGVRPTQLAILLPGAGGQLEVVNATGFPEGTGPSELPLSPQSAPMEVFRSGEVVWLPDPAACDARFPTRRAARERLGLGSFLGLPLAVRGERIGVLTLGFGAPEALGEADRSFARTVADRCAITLDRVRLLEGEQRLRTEREDLVRGISHDLRTPLSAIVLQARLAAREASSVPAAAQRATAIEASARRMAHAIEDLVQMARFAEGQIPVEPERIELRAFALEVRERLFPGPDQARIAVAAPPGLAARADPRHLERILMNLVNNALENSPEGSPVEVGAAQAGREVLLSVRDRGAGIPAAELPGLFQRYVRGQGARRKQGLGLGLFIARLLSEAQGGRIEVESAEGEGSTFRVALPGDGV, encoded by the coding sequence TTGGGCGACATCTCCACCTGGCTCGCCGTGCTCCTGGCGCTCGCGCTGGGTGGGATGCTGGGCCTCGCCGCCGGGCAGGCGCGGCACCGGCGCGCCCGGGCCGGCGACGCCCTCCGCCTGCGGCTCCTCGAGACGCTCGCGCGCGACCTGGCCGGCGCCACCACCCTGGCGGAGGCGGCCCGGGCCGCGTTCGACGCCTGCGCCGCCGGGGTGCGCCCCACCCAGCTCGCCATCCTGCTGCCCGGGGCCGGGGGCCAGCTCGAGGTGGTGAACGCGACCGGGTTCCCGGAGGGGACCGGCCCGAGCGAGCTGCCGCTCAGCCCACAGTCCGCGCCCATGGAGGTGTTCCGCTCCGGCGAGGTCGTCTGGCTCCCCGACCCCGCCGCCTGCGACGCGCGGTTCCCCACCCGCCGCGCCGCCCGGGAGCGGCTCGGGCTCGGCTCCTTCCTGGGGCTGCCGCTCGCGGTCCGCGGCGAGCGGATCGGGGTGCTCACCCTCGGGTTCGGCGCGCCCGAGGCGCTCGGGGAGGCGGATCGCTCCTTCGCCCGGACGGTGGCCGACCGCTGCGCCATCACGCTCGACCGGGTCCGGCTCCTGGAGGGGGAGCAGCGGCTGCGGACCGAGCGCGAGGACCTGGTGCGCGGCATCTCGCACGACCTGCGCACGCCGCTCTCGGCCATCGTGCTCCAGGCGCGGCTGGCGGCGCGCGAGGCGTCGAGCGTCCCGGCGGCGGCGCAGCGGGCCACGGCCATCGAGGCGAGCGCCCGGCGGATGGCCCACGCCATCGAGGACCTGGTGCAGATGGCGCGCTTCGCCGAGGGGCAGATCCCGGTCGAGCCGGAGCGGATCGAGCTGCGCGCCTTCGCGCTCGAGGTGCGCGAGCGGCTCTTCCCCGGGCCGGACCAGGCGCGGATCGCCGTCGCGGCGCCGCCCGGGCTCGCCGCCCGCGCCGACCCGCGCCACCTCGAGCGCATCCTCATGAACCTCGTGAACAACGCGCTCGAGAACTCTCCCGAGGGCTCGCCGGTCGAGGTGGGCGCGGCCCAGGCCGGGCGCGAGGTCCTGCTCTCGGTGCGCGACCGGGGCGCCGGCATCCCGGCGGCGGAGCTGCCCGGCCTCTTCCAGCGCTACGTGCGCGGGCAGGGGGCGCGGCGCAAGCAGGGGCTCGGCCTGGGGCTCTTCATCGCGCGCCTCCTGAGCGAGGCCCAGGGCGGGCGGATCGAGGTGGAGAGCGCCGAGGGCGAGGGGAGCACCTTCCGCGTGGCGCTGCCGGGCGACGGCGTGTAG
- a CDS encoding hemerythrin domain-containing protein, which produces MLTRLGARPAEGDLVDLLLDCHQRIRTFTELAARLAAAERPAPDEVRDAAARVHRYFSEALPLHARDEEESILPRLEGRDAAVDRALSEMRAEHAAHEEPVGAVLALCAALRDDPSRHAELAPALARAAAGLRGHFERHLEAEERVIFPAIRRLFDAQADARARDELRARRAPPGPGR; this is translated from the coding sequence ATGCTGACCCGACTCGGAGCGCGCCCGGCCGAGGGCGACCTCGTGGACCTCCTGCTCGACTGCCACCAGCGGATCCGGACCTTCACCGAGCTCGCGGCGCGGCTCGCGGCCGCCGAGCGCCCCGCGCCGGACGAGGTGCGCGACGCCGCCGCCCGGGTGCACCGGTACTTCTCCGAGGCGCTGCCGCTGCACGCCCGCGACGAGGAGGAGTCGATCCTGCCCAGGCTCGAGGGGCGGGACGCGGCGGTGGACCGGGCGCTCTCCGAGATGCGGGCCGAGCACGCGGCGCACGAGGAGCCGGTGGGCGCCGTGCTCGCGCTCTGCGCCGCGCTGCGCGACGACCCGTCCCGCCACGCCGAGCTGGCGCCGGCCCTGGCCCGGGCGGCGGCCGGGTTGCGGGGCCACTTCGAGCGGCACCTCGAGGCCGAGGAGCGGGTGATCTTCCCGGCCATCCGGCGGCTCTTCGACGCGCAGGCCGACGCCCGCGCCCGCGACGAGCTGCGGGCCCGGCGGGCCCCCCCGGGCCCCGGGCGCTGA
- the aroF gene encoding 3-deoxy-7-phosphoheptulonate synthase yields the protein MLIVMKPSATAAEVEAVAEKIRSLGLAPHPIPGAERVAIGITGNKGPLDPALSDGLSGIADTIRVSQPWKLVSREVKAEDTVIDLGDGVRLGGPSIVVMAGPCSVESREQVLETARAVKALGATLLRGGAWKPRTSPYEFQGLAEEGLKLLAEARDATGLKVVTEVMDAETLPLVAEYADLIQIGARNMQNFSLLRKVAATNKPVLLKRGPSATIKEWLMAAEYLLAGGNYQVALCERGIRTFESMTRNTLDLNAVPVLKQLTHLPVVVDPSHGIGLRAHVPAMARAGVAAGADGLIVEVHPRPEKALSDGHQSLTPEEFGRLMAQVRVIAGALGRPV from the coding sequence ATGCTCATCGTGATGAAGCCCAGCGCGACCGCGGCCGAGGTGGAGGCCGTGGCCGAGAAGATCCGCTCCCTCGGCCTCGCCCCGCACCCCATCCCCGGCGCCGAGCGCGTCGCGATCGGCATCACCGGCAACAAGGGGCCGCTCGATCCCGCCCTCTCCGACGGCCTCTCCGGCATCGCCGACACCATCCGCGTGTCGCAGCCCTGGAAGCTGGTCTCGCGCGAGGTGAAGGCGGAGGACACCGTCATCGACCTCGGCGACGGGGTGCGGCTCGGCGGCCCGTCGATCGTGGTGATGGCCGGGCCGTGCTCGGTCGAGTCGCGCGAGCAGGTGCTCGAGACCGCCCGCGCGGTGAAGGCGCTCGGCGCGACCCTCCTGCGCGGCGGGGCCTGGAAGCCGCGGACGAGCCCCTACGAGTTCCAGGGGCTGGCCGAGGAGGGATTGAAGCTCCTCGCCGAGGCGCGCGACGCCACCGGCCTCAAGGTGGTCACCGAGGTGATGGACGCGGAGACGCTCCCGCTCGTCGCCGAGTACGCCGACCTCATCCAGATCGGCGCCCGCAACATGCAGAACTTCTCGCTGCTCCGGAAGGTGGCGGCCACGAACAAGCCGGTGCTCCTGAAGCGCGGCCCCTCGGCCACCATCAAGGAGTGGCTCATGGCGGCGGAGTACCTGCTCGCCGGCGGCAACTACCAGGTGGCGCTCTGCGAGCGCGGCATCCGCACCTTCGAGAGCATGACCCGCAACACCCTCGACCTGAACGCCGTCCCGGTGCTGAAGCAGCTCACGCACCTGCCGGTGGTGGTCGATCCCTCGCACGGCATCGGGCTGCGCGCGCACGTGCCGGCCATGGCTCGCGCCGGGGTGGCCGCCGGGGCCGACGGGCTCATCGTCGAGGTCCACCCGCGGCCCGAGAAGGCGCTCTCCGACGGCCACCAGTCGCTCACGCCCGAAGAGTTCGGGCGGCTCATGGCGCAGGTGCGGGTCATCGCGGGCGCGCTCGGGCGGCCGGTCTAG
- a CDS encoding bacteriohemerythrin, whose product MTAVGDHFRWKQRFAIGDDRIDTEHRYFFHLLEELDLAMRARRGDEVLGALYTALREYARIHFRDEERYLAQAGYPELDQQIREHGRFLHHLKELEVNGPGAAAALAFVRNWLVEHILGTDQQFVRWRGRREAHHPARS is encoded by the coding sequence ATGACGGCCGTGGGCGACCACTTCCGCTGGAAGCAGCGCTTCGCGATCGGCGACGACCGGATCGACACCGAGCACCGCTACTTCTTCCACCTCCTCGAGGAGCTCGACCTCGCCATGCGGGCGCGGCGGGGGGACGAGGTGCTCGGCGCGCTCTACACGGCCCTCCGGGAGTACGCGCGGATCCACTTCCGCGACGAGGAGCGGTACCTCGCGCAGGCCGGCTACCCCGAGCTCGACCAGCAGATCCGCGAGCACGGCCGGTTCCTGCACCACCTGAAGGAGCTCGAGGTGAACGGGCCGGGCGCGGCGGCGGCCCTCGCCTTCGTGCGCAACTGGCTCGTCGAGCACATCCTCGGGACGGACCAGCAGTTCGTGCGCTGGCGCGGGCGGCGCGAGGCGCATCACCCGGCGCGGAGCTGA
- a CDS encoding metallophosphoesterase family protein, which translates to MRALAHVSDLHIGRDEATDEAARQLCAALLAADLDAVLLTGDVTHRGRTAELRRFRELFRPLLATGRVLLVPGNHDRMGDDVRRAFMDGERVAVARLPGLHAIRVDSTAPHNRSLVTGHGRLTAGDLARVERAVAEAAPGALVAVMLHHHVMPLPEEDLAERLASFFGWPFADELRLGAALLARLRGRCDLVLHGHRHVASGAAIGEARRPLRVLNAGSSTALRQVRVLEHEAGEVVRVQWLALPGEHAPALAPAVA; encoded by the coding sequence GTGAGGGCGCTGGCGCACGTGTCGGACCTCCACATCGGTCGCGACGAGGCCACCGACGAGGCCGCCCGCCAGCTCTGCGCCGCGCTGCTCGCGGCGGATCTCGACGCCGTGCTGCTGACCGGCGACGTGACGCACCGCGGCCGGACCGCGGAGCTGCGCCGCTTCCGCGAGCTCTTCCGCCCGCTGCTCGCCACCGGCCGGGTGCTGCTCGTCCCCGGCAACCACGATCGGATGGGCGACGACGTGCGCCGGGCCTTCATGGACGGCGAGCGGGTGGCGGTGGCGCGCCTGCCGGGGCTCCACGCGATCCGCGTGGACTCGACCGCGCCCCACAACCGGAGCCTCGTCACCGGCCACGGCCGGCTCACCGCCGGCGACCTCGCGCGGGTGGAGCGCGCGGTGGCCGAGGCCGCTCCGGGCGCGCTCGTGGCGGTGATGCTCCACCACCACGTCATGCCGCTCCCCGAGGAGGACCTGGCGGAGCGGCTCGCCAGCTTCTTCGGCTGGCCGTTCGCCGACGAGCTGCGGCTCGGGGCGGCGCTCCTCGCCCGGCTGCGCGGCCGGTGCGACCTCGTGCTCCACGGCCACCGGCACGTCGCGAGCGGCGCCGCGATCGGCGAGGCGCGGCGGCCGCTGCGCGTGCTGAACGCCGGCAGCAGCACCGCCCTGCGGCAGGTCCGGGTCCTCGAGCACGAGGCGGGAGAGGTGGTGAGGGTGCAGTGGCTGGCGCTGCCCGGCGAGCACGCGCCGGCGCTCGCCCCCGCGGTGGCGTAG